The following coding sequences lie in one Micromonospora sp. R77 genomic window:
- a CDS encoding cytochrome P450, whose protein sequence is MTDTVRAAGPTAPDTDDPVTLPVRRGCPFDPPAGYAPLRADRPVAPLTLTVGPGNGVGWLVTRLADARRVLSDSRFSHRNELIGLPIPPPFPIDDYTPPPAAPGAFIKMDRPEHTRYRRLLNRRFTVRGVAELTPMITRVTHEHLDRMAAATGPVDLVTAFAEPVPMRVMCELVGVPEQAQQPLAAHFAVLSRMSYTVEELIAACTVIDVVLRDLIATKRATPGADLLSDLVRDDALTDDERVNLAWALLGGGFDTTANMIALGTYALLRHPDQLALLRARPELVDSTVEELLRHLTISHLGASRAALEDVELGGARIRAGDTVVVALPAANRDPAHFVDPDRLDITADRRGHVAFGHGVHQCIGQNLARAVLRVAYPALFDRFPSLRLARPADEVPMRDDMLHYGVHELPVTWDRPVDSTVEEATPAARAPGPSVDVP, encoded by the coding sequence GTGACCGACACCGTACGGGCCGCCGGCCCCACCGCGCCCGACACCGACGACCCGGTCACCCTGCCGGTACGCCGGGGCTGCCCGTTCGACCCGCCCGCCGGGTACGCGCCGTTGCGGGCGGACCGTCCGGTGGCGCCGCTGACGCTCACCGTGGGGCCGGGGAACGGCGTCGGCTGGCTGGTGACCCGCCTCGCCGACGCCCGTCGGGTGCTCAGCGACAGCCGGTTCAGCCACCGCAACGAGCTGATCGGCCTGCCGATCCCCCCGCCGTTCCCGATCGACGACTACACGCCGCCACCGGCCGCGCCGGGCGCGTTCATCAAGATGGATCGGCCGGAGCACACCCGCTACCGGCGGCTGCTCAACCGGCGGTTCACCGTCCGCGGGGTGGCCGAACTGACACCGATGATCACTCGCGTGACGCACGAGCACCTGGACCGGATGGCCGCCGCGACCGGCCCGGTGGACCTGGTCACCGCGTTCGCCGAGCCGGTGCCGATGAGGGTGATGTGCGAGCTGGTGGGCGTGCCGGAGCAGGCGCAGCAGCCGCTGGCCGCGCACTTCGCCGTGCTGTCCCGGATGTCGTACACGGTCGAGGAGCTGATCGCCGCGTGCACGGTGATCGACGTGGTGCTCCGCGACCTGATCGCGACGAAGCGGGCGACCCCGGGGGCGGACCTGCTCAGCGACCTGGTCCGCGACGACGCGCTGACCGACGACGAGCGGGTGAACCTGGCCTGGGCGCTGCTCGGCGGCGGCTTCGACACCACCGCCAACATGATCGCGCTCGGCACGTACGCGCTGCTGCGCCACCCGGACCAGCTCGCGTTGCTGCGTGCCCGGCCCGAGCTGGTCGACAGCACGGTCGAGGAGCTGCTGCGCCACCTGACCATCTCGCACCTGGGGGCGAGCCGGGCCGCGCTGGAGGACGTCGAGCTGGGCGGGGCACGGATCCGGGCGGGTGACACCGTGGTGGTGGCGCTGCCGGCCGCGAATCGGGATCCCGCGCACTTCGTCGACCCCGACCGGTTGGACATCACCGCGGACCGTCGGGGACACGTGGCGTTCGGGCACGGCGTGCACCAGTGCATCGGCCAGAACCTGGCCCGGGCCGTGCTGCGGGTGGCGTACCCGGCACTGTTCGACCGGTTCCCGTCGCTGCGGCTGGCCCGCCCGGCGGACGAGGTGCCGATGCGGGACGACATGCTGCACTACGGCGTGCACGAGCTGCCGGTGACCTGGGACCGTCCGGTGGACTCCACGGTCGAGGAGGCGACACCGGCCGCGAGGGCCCCCGGTCCGTCCGTCGACGTGCCATAA